The following proteins come from a genomic window of Trifolium pratense cultivar HEN17-A07 linkage group LG4, ARS_RC_1.1, whole genome shotgun sequence:
- the LOC123921606 gene encoding uncharacterized protein LOC123921606 has translation MEECNNNRGESSSRSIQQQQQHSPSFRRRESKGNSNAQLTWIGSNRLVLWLILITLWAYLGFFVQSKWEAYEKEQELKGFDFHLNNHQDLVIKKSSLLVDNEKVGLNNHNHMDVVLAKKGENGKNGLKKRKNRRSLRSKHKRELKVESSIDDIDEKELEKIHLVGPFGSIENKILKLSSTNNEKCCGKCDKKSDFAKVIFSKRFVLIFHELSMTGAPLSMMELATELMSCGANVSAVVLSKKGGLMEELIRKKIKVIDDKVDHSFKAARKADLVIAGSAVCSSWIEQYIEYFPSSASKVVWWIMENRREYFDRSKHVLNKVKMLVFLSESQSKKWQKWYEEENRRLRFQPAIVPLSVNDELAYAAGIHSSSTSDKINEKRKFLRKTVRKELGLNDNDMLVISLSSINPGKGQLLFLESANSVIENESFQEHHKKKQTLSQVTLARRYHIRKLLPMMKDSNSINSNSGKMKQSLKVLIGSVGSKSNKVDYAKSMISFLSQHSNLSKSVLWTPATTHVASLYSAADVYVINSQGSGETFGRVTIEAMAFGLPVLGTDAGGTKEIVENNVTGLHHPIGRKGNHILAKNLRFLLENRFARDKMGMNGRKKVQRKYLKQHMYSKFVKALVRCMRSK, from the exons atggAGGAATGCAACAACAATAGAGGAGAATCTTCATCAAGatcaattcaacaacaacaacaacattcaCCTTCGTTTCGAAGAAGAGAAAGCAAAGGTAATAGTAATGCACAGTTAACTTGGATTGGAAGCAACCGGTTAGTTTTATGGCTGATTTTGATTACCCTTTGGGCTTATCTTGGTTTTTTTGTTCAATCTAAATGGGAAGCTTATGAAAAAGAACAAGAACTTAAAGGGTTTGATTTTCATCTTAATAATCATCAAGATTTGGTTATCAAAAAAAGTTCTTTATTAGTTGATAATGAAAAAGTTGGTTtgaataatcataatcatatggATGTTGTATTGGCCAAGAAAGGAGAAAATGGTAAAAATGGcttaaagaaaaggaagaataGAAGATCTTTGAGAAGTAAACACAAGAGAGAATTGAAAGTTGAGAGCAGTATTGATGATATAGATGAAAAGGAGTTAGAAAAAATTCATCTTGTTGGTCCATTTGGTTCAATAGAGAACAAAATTTTGAAGCTTAGTAGTACTAATAATGAGAAGTGTTGTGGAAAATGTGACAAGAAAAGTGATTTTgcaaaagttattttttcaaaGAGGTTTGTGTTGATATTTCATGAACTTTCTATGACTGGAGCACCACTTTCAATGATGGAATTGGCAACTGAATTGATGAGTTGTGGAGCAAATGTTTCAGCTGTTGTTCTTAGTAAAAAAGGTGGTTTAATGGAAGAGCTTATTAGGAAGAAGATTAAGGTGATTGATGATAAAGTTGATCATAGCTTTAAAGCTGCAAGGAAAGCTGATCTTGTCATTGCTGGATCAGCTGTTTGTTCTTCATGGATTG AACAATACATTGAATACTTTCCTTCTAGTGCAAGTAAAGTTGTTTGGTGGATTATGGAAAACCGAAGAGAGTACTTTGATCGTTCAAAACACGTTTTGAACAAAGTAAAGATGTTGGTTTTTCTTTCCGAATCGCAATCTAAGAAATGGCAAAAATGGTATGAAGAAGAAAACAGAAGACTTAGATTCCAGCCAGCAATTGTTCCATTGTCTGTTAATGATGAACTTGCTTATGCAGCCGGAATTCATTCCTCGAGTACTTCCGATAAAATCAATGAGAAGAGGAAATTTTTGCGCAAAACAGTCCGAAAAGAATTAGGCTTGAATGATAATGATATGCTTGTGATATCTCTAAGTAGCATCAATCCTGGAAAGGGTCAGTTATTATTTCTTGAATCAGCAAACTCAGTAATAGAAAATGAATCATTTCAAGAACATCATAAGAAAAAGCAAACTTTATCACAAGTTACTTTGGCTAGAAGATATCATATTAGAAAATTGTTGCCAATGATGAAGGATAGCAATTCTATAAACAG TAACAGTGGAAAAATGAAACAATCTCTGAAAGTTCTGATTGGTTCTGTTGGATCAAAGAGTAACAAAGTGGATTATGCTAAGAGTATGATAAGTTTCTTGTCACAACATTCAAACTTGTCAAAATCAGTTCTGTGGACTCCAGCTACAACACATGTTGCCTCACTTTACTCTGCTGCTGATGTTTATGTCATAAACTCTCAG GGATCGGGAGAAACCTTCGGACGCGTGACAATAGAAGCAATGGCATTTGGTCTTCCG GTGTTAGGAACAGATGCTGGTGGAACAAAGGAAATTGTGGAGAATAATGTGACTGGTCTTCATCATCCTATTGGACGTAAAGGGAATCATATTCTTGCAAAAAATCTTAGGTTTTTACTTGAAAACCGATTTGCAAGAGACAAAATGGGAATGAATGGAAGAAAAAAGGTGCAAAGGAAGTACTTGAAGCAACACATGTATAGTAAATTTGTAAAGGCTCTTGTTAGATGTATGAGAAGCAAATAA